From a single Acidobacteriota bacterium genomic region:
- a CDS encoding glycosyl hydrolase, with product MTVLLLGLLLDPGRAANPAGLSSPDVDSQALESLHFRAIGPAVQGGRVTSLAVVEGQPSIFYVGTASGNLWKTENFGTTFEPLFEDQATASVGAVALAPSDPNVIWLGTGEANNRQSSPWGEGVYRSTDGGRTWSHLGLAETRHIGRILVHPFRSSTAWVAALGHLWGPNPERGLYRTRDGGLSWQKVLDLGPDTGVVDLAMHPSRPHIIYAAAYQRRRTAFGFAGGGEGSAIYRSLDGGDNWQRLSQGLPNSPMGRIGLAVAASDPDRLYAIVEASGGGLFLSRDRGGTFTRVNDRNPRPMYFSKLGVDPSDADHLWLLGVHLHESRDGGNTLSNNAAAQVHPDHHAIWISRDGSRLLLGGDGGLSASFDGGKSWRMFDNLPISQFYKIGVDMDHPYRIYGGLQDNGTWAVPSAVSDARGIRNADWINLNGGDGFYAQADPLQPGVVYVESQRGRLLRVDLSNGSRQLIQPTPAPGDSPYRWNWNAPLLLSRHNPDTLYSGANVLLRSGDRGYSWQAISPDLTYAVDRSRLEISGDRPFTLLSRHDGVAFYGTLTALAESPLDPQVLYTGSDDGRLHVSRDGGGSWQDIGSNIAGLPERALVSSIAASAAQPGRVYAAFDNHRNDDYRPLLYASQDFGASWEMVVEGLPETSINVVLEDPVNPELLYLGNERGLYLSFDRGQAWRRLKANLPTVPLDDIVVHPRENDLILATHGRGLWILDDAKPLQEWTRRNSDSLHLFTPRAAQIHHLRKPQSWTGDGDFAAPNRPYGALIRYYLPQAVEQPQLQVLAEDGVPVRALPAPEQAGLHQVLWDLRGEAPAIAPPRRKPRGPQVAPGIYSVRLRAGEETMERTFAVRLDPSLSIPAEDLRERRETVEHLQELLHSLNLSLQAARRLDDALEGLRAAPGEDTDLRRLRRSLARSARSLGELRRSLPVLLATVDATFLPPTDQQLRGARRARQVLLEAVRNLEALRRHEVPQLYQRAGQPLPDLGGDWPLINSVLETQEGNK from the coding sequence TTGACTGTTCTTCTGCTCGGATTGTTACTCGACCCGGGCCGGGCCGCCAATCCGGCGGGACTCTCTTCCCCCGACGTTGACTCCCAGGCCCTGGAGAGCCTCCATTTCCGCGCCATCGGACCTGCCGTGCAAGGCGGACGCGTGACCTCTTTGGCGGTGGTGGAAGGACAACCCAGCATTTTCTACGTGGGAACCGCTTCAGGCAATCTCTGGAAGACCGAGAACTTCGGGACCACCTTTGAGCCTCTCTTCGAGGACCAGGCCACAGCCTCGGTGGGAGCGGTGGCGTTGGCGCCTTCCGATCCCAACGTGATCTGGCTGGGGACGGGAGAAGCCAACAACCGCCAAAGCTCCCCTTGGGGGGAGGGCGTTTACCGCTCCACCGACGGCGGACGCACCTGGAGCCACCTGGGACTCGCCGAAACCCGTCACATCGGACGCATCCTGGTCCATCCCTTTCGCAGCTCTACGGCCTGGGTCGCCGCGCTGGGCCATCTCTGGGGACCCAATCCCGAGCGCGGTCTTTACCGTACGCGGGACGGCGGACTCAGTTGGCAGAAGGTGCTCGATCTGGGCCCTGACACGGGCGTGGTGGACTTGGCCATGCATCCCTCGCGTCCCCACATCATCTATGCGGCCGCCTACCAGCGCCGCCGCACCGCATTCGGCTTCGCCGGCGGAGGAGAAGGGAGCGCCATCTACCGCAGCCTGGACGGAGGCGACAACTGGCAGAGACTGAGCCAAGGACTGCCGAACTCGCCTATGGGACGCATCGGCTTGGCGGTTGCGGCTTCAGACCCCGACCGGCTTTATGCCATTGTGGAAGCCTCGGGCGGCGGACTCTTCCTGAGCCGCGACAGGGGCGGCACCTTCACTCGCGTCAACGACCGCAATCCGCGGCCCATGTACTTCAGCAAGCTGGGGGTGGATCCTTCCGACGCCGACCATCTGTGGTTGCTGGGCGTTCACCTGCACGAGAGCCGCGACGGAGGAAACACGCTCTCCAACAACGCGGCGGCTCAGGTCCATCCCGATCACCATGCCATCTGGATCAGCCGCGACGGCTCTCGCTTGCTGCTGGGCGGCGACGGCGGACTGTCGGCTTCCTTCGACGGGGGCAAGAGCTGGCGCATGTTCGACAACCTGCCCATCAGCCAGTTCTACAAGATCGGAGTCGACATGGATCATCCCTACCGGATCTATGGCGGCTTGCAGGACAACGGCACTTGGGCGGTTCCCTCCGCCGTCTCCGATGCCCGAGGCATCCGCAACGCCGACTGGATCAACCTCAACGGCGGAGACGGCTTCTATGCCCAGGCCGATCCCCTCCAGCCGGGCGTGGTCTATGTTGAGAGTCAGCGGGGCCGGCTGCTGCGAGTCGACCTCTCCAACGGCTCCCGCCAACTGATCCAGCCCACCCCGGCTCCCGGCGACTCTCCTTATCGTTGGAACTGGAACGCCCCTTTGCTGCTTTCCCGTCACAATCCCGACACCCTCTACAGCGGGGCCAACGTGCTGCTCCGCTCCGGCGACCGAGGGTACTCCTGGCAAGCCATCAGTCCCGATCTGACCTACGCAGTCGACCGGAGCCGGCTGGAGATTTCCGGAGACAGGCCCTTTACCCTGCTCTCGCGCCATGACGGAGTCGCCTTTTACGGGACGCTCACGGCCCTGGCTGAATCGCCCCTCGACCCTCAGGTCCTCTACACGGGCAGCGACGATGGACGCCTGCATGTCAGCCGCGATGGGGGAGGGTCCTGGCAAGACATCGGCAGCAACATCGCAGGACTGCCCGAGCGGGCGCTGGTCAGCAGCATCGCCGCCTCTGCGGCCCAGCCGGGACGCGTCTACGCCGCCTTCGACAATCACCGCAACGACGACTACCGCCCTCTGCTCTATGCCTCGCAGGACTTTGGAGCAAGCTGGGAAATGGTGGTGGAGGGTCTTCCCGAAACCTCCATCAACGTGGTGCTGGAAGATCCCGTCAATCCCGAACTTCTCTACCTGGGCAACGAACGCGGGCTCTATCTCTCCTTTGACCGGGGACAGGCGTGGCGCCGCCTCAAAGCCAATCTGCCTACCGTTCCGCTCGACGACATCGTCGTTCACCCCCGCGAGAACGATCTCATCCTGGCCACCCACGGCCGCGGACTGTGGATTCTCGACGATGCCAAGCCGTTGCAGGAGTGGACCCGGCGCAACTCCGACTCCCTTCATCTCTTCACGCCCCGGGCCGCTCAAATCCATCACCTGCGCAAGCCCCAATCCTGGACCGGCGACGGCGACTTCGCGGCACCCAACAGGCCCTACGGAGCGCTCATTCGCTATTACTTGCCGCAAGCCGTCGAACAGCCCCAGTTGCAGGTGCTCGCCGAGGACGGAGTTCCGGTGCGCGCTTTGCCTGCGCCGGAGCAAGCGGGCCTCCACCAGGTGCTATGGGATCTGCGCGGCGAAGCTCCGGCCATTGCGCCACCGCGGCGTAAGCCGCGAGGTCCTCAGGTGGCGCCGGGAATCTACAGCGTTCGCCTGCGGGCTGGCGAGGAGACCATGGAGCGCACCTTTGCGGTCAGGCTCGATCCCAGCTTGAGCATTCCCGCCGAGGACCTGCGTGAGCGGCGGGAAACCGTGGAGCACCTGCAGGAACTGCTGCATTCCCTCAACCTCTCGCTGCAGGCGGCGCGCCGCCTCGACGATGCGCTGGAGGGTCTGCGGGCCGCCCCAGGCGAGGACACCGACCTGCGCCGGCTGCGCCGCAGCCTGGCCCGGTCGGCCCGCTCGCTGGGAGAATTGCGCCGCAGCCTTCCCGTTTTGCTGGCCACTGTGGACGCCACTTTCCTGCCTCCCACCGATCAGCAACTGAGGGGCGCCCGGCGAGCCCGCCAGGTGCTCCTTGAGGCCGTCCGCAACCTTGAAGCCCTGCGCCGTCACGAGGTGCCGCAGCTCTACCAGAGGGCCGGCCAACCCCTTCCCGACCTGGGAGGAGACTGGCCCCTCATCAATTCCGTCCTGGAAACTCAAGAGGGCAACAAATAG
- the recA gene encoding recombinase RecA produces the protein MSSNQDKKRAIDMALSQIERQFGKGSIMRLGAEGAVSVPSISSGSIALDAALGVGGFPRGRVVEIYGPESSGKTTIALHAVAQAQKAGGTAAFIDAEHAMDADYCRALGIDVDDLLVSQPDSGEQALEIAEMLVRSGAVDVLVIDSVAALVPKAELEGEMGDSHVGLQARLMSQALRKLTAIVSKSKCCLMFINQIREKIGVMFGNPETTTGGRALKFYSSMRLDIRRIAAIKEGDQNVGNRTKVKVVKNKLAPPFREAEFDIAFGRGISREGELLDLGVLHKIVNKSGSWFSYGEERLGQGRENCKEFLRNNIEIAQEIEDKLREAVGIKKPQPAASAAE, from the coding sequence ATGAGCAGCAATCAGGACAAGAAACGGGCCATAGACATGGCCCTCAGCCAGATCGAGCGGCAGTTCGGCAAGGGCTCGATCATGCGTTTGGGCGCTGAAGGGGCGGTCAGCGTGCCCAGCATTTCCAGCGGTTCCATCGCCTTGGACGCGGCCTTGGGCGTGGGCGGCTTCCCCCGCGGAAGAGTGGTGGAGATCTACGGTCCCGAATCGAGCGGAAAGACCACCATCGCCCTCCACGCCGTGGCCCAAGCCCAGAAGGCCGGCGGAACCGCCGCCTTCATCGATGCGGAGCACGCCATGGATGCCGACTACTGCAGGGCCCTGGGCATCGACGTCGACGACTTGCTGGTTTCCCAGCCCGATTCCGGAGAGCAAGCTCTTGAAATCGCCGAGATGCTGGTGCGCAGCGGCGCCGTCGACGTGCTGGTGATCGACTCGGTGGCCGCTCTGGTGCCCAAAGCCGAACTGGAAGGCGAGATGGGCGACTCTCACGTGGGACTGCAAGCCCGCCTCATGTCGCAAGCGCTGCGCAAACTGACAGCCATCGTCTCCAAGTCGAAATGCTGCCTGATGTTCATCAACCAGATCCGCGAGAAGATCGGTGTCATGTTCGGCAATCCTGAAACCACCACCGGCGGCCGCGCCCTCAAGTTCTACTCCTCCATGCGCCTCGACATCCGCCGCATCGCCGCCATCAAGGAGGGCGACCAGAACGTCGGCAACCGCACCAAGGTCAAGGTGGTCAAGAACAAGCTGGCTCCTCCCTTCCGCGAAGCCGAGTTCGACATCGCCTTCGGACGGGGCATCTCGCGAGAAGGCGAACTGCTCGATTTGGGTGTCCTTCACAAGATCGTCAACAAGAGCGGCTCCTGGTTCTCCTACGGCGAGGAGCGGCTCGGTCAGGGACGCGAGAATTGCAAAGAGTTCTTGCGCAACAACATCGAGATCGCCCAGGAGATCGAAGACAAGCTGCGCGAAGCGGTGGGGATCAAGAAGCCCCAACCGGCCGCCTCTGCGGCCGAGTAG
- a CDS encoding 3-hydroxybutyryl-CoA dehydrogenase: MKIAVIGAGTMGNGIAQVAATNGHQVILKEIEAAALERGMASIRKSLSKIVSKRDDIEDKQAFEHEVLERLHPTTDWEPLSEAEFAVEAVFESYQIKKEVLEKLDQVCPQDIVLSSNTSSISITRLGSILKRPERFIGMHFMNPVPLMKLVEIIRGLATSDDTYQKTRDLSEQLEKIPVEVNDSPGFVSNRVLMPMINEAIFAYQEGVAEVENIDAVMKLGMNHPMGPLKLADLIGLDVCLDVLNVLYDGFKDPRYRPCALLQRMVDAGWLGRKTGRGFYQY; the protein is encoded by the coding sequence ATGAAAATTGCGGTCATCGGCGCCGGCACCATGGGCAATGGAATCGCCCAGGTGGCGGCCACCAACGGACATCAGGTCATCCTCAAGGAGATCGAGGCGGCGGCCCTGGAACGGGGAATGGCCTCGATCCGCAAAAGCCTCTCCAAGATCGTCTCCAAGCGCGACGACATCGAAGACAAGCAGGCCTTTGAGCATGAGGTGCTGGAGCGCCTGCATCCAACCACCGACTGGGAACCCCTGTCCGAGGCCGAGTTCGCTGTGGAAGCTGTTTTCGAGAGCTACCAGATCAAGAAGGAAGTCCTGGAAAAGCTCGATCAGGTCTGTCCCCAGGACATCGTGCTCTCCAGCAATACCTCTTCCATCTCCATCACCCGGCTGGGCAGCATCCTCAAGCGTCCCGAGCGCTTCATCGGCATGCATTTCATGAATCCTGTGCCCCTCATGAAACTGGTCGAGATCATTCGCGGCCTGGCTACCAGCGACGACACCTACCAGAAGACCCGCGATCTGAGCGAGCAATTGGAAAAGATCCCCGTAGAGGTCAACGACTCGCCCGGATTCGTTTCAAACCGCGTGCTCATGCCCATGATCAACGAGGCCATCTTCGCCTACCAGGAAGGCGTTGCCGAGGTGGAGAACATCGACGCCGTCATGAAGCTGGGGATGAATCACCCCATGGGCCCGCTCAAGCTGGCCGACTTGATCGGGCTGGACGTCTGCCTGGACGTCCTCAACGTCCTCTACGACGGCTTTAAAGATCCACGTTACCGCCCCTGCGCCTTGCTGCAGAGGATGGTCGATGCCGGATGGCTGGGGCGCAAGACGGGAAGAGGGTTTTACCAGTACTGA
- a CDS encoding acetyl-CoA C-acetyltransferase, whose protein sequence is MTGIMRDAFIVSACRTPIGKFQGAFASLTAIQLGTVAVGEAIRRAGLSARDVDEVIMGNVLQAGLGQNPARQAALGAGLPATVSAMTINKVCGSGLKSVTLAAQGIAVGDIEVAVAGGMESMTQAPYLLLKAREGYRLGHGQLVDTMIHDGLWDVYNDYHMGNTAEVICDKYSISREAQDEYAVASHEKAVAAAQAGRFHDEIVAVPVPQRKGDPVTVESDEGPRPGSSLEGLAKLRPAFQKDGRVTAGNASQISDGASALAVASQEAVERLGLKPLARIVASATVGVEPEMVMMAPVGAVTKVRQRAGWGDDDVDLYEINEAFAAQCVAVCQELPLDRGKVNVHGGSVALGHPIGASGARVLTTLLYALKQHGGQRGIASLCLGGGNGVAMAVELL, encoded by the coding sequence ATGACAGGTATCATGAGAGATGCATTTATCGTGTCCGCATGTCGGACTCCAATAGGGAAATTTCAGGGAGCATTCGCTTCCCTTACAGCGATTCAACTCGGAACCGTGGCAGTAGGCGAAGCCATCCGCCGCGCCGGCCTTTCGGCCCGTGATGTGGACGAAGTCATCATGGGAAACGTGCTGCAGGCCGGGTTGGGACAGAATCCCGCCCGTCAGGCCGCTCTGGGCGCCGGTCTGCCGGCCACGGTCTCTGCCATGACCATCAACAAGGTATGCGGTTCGGGACTGAAATCGGTGACCCTGGCGGCTCAAGGCATTGCCGTCGGCGACATCGAGGTGGCCGTGGCGGGAGGCATGGAGAGCATGACCCAGGCTCCCTACCTGCTGCTCAAGGCCCGCGAAGGCTACCGTTTGGGACACGGCCAGTTGGTGGATACAATGATCCACGACGGCCTCTGGGACGTTTACAACGACTATCACATGGGCAACACCGCGGAAGTCATATGCGACAAGTATAGTATTTCACGCGAGGCTCAGGACGAATACGCTGTCGCCTCCCATGAGAAGGCTGTTGCCGCCGCCCAAGCCGGCCGCTTCCACGACGAGATCGTGGCCGTGCCGGTGCCTCAACGCAAGGGCGATCCGGTCACTGTCGAGAGTGACGAAGGCCCCCGTCCAGGGAGCAGCCTGGAGGGTCTGGCCAAGCTTCGGCCGGCCTTTCAGAAGGACGGTCGGGTGACGGCCGGCAACGCCTCTCAAATCAGCGACGGCGCCTCGGCCCTGGCCGTGGCCTCGCAGGAGGCGGTAGAGAGGCTGGGACTGAAGCCCTTGGCCCGCATCGTGGCCTCGGCCACCGTAGGCGTGGAACCGGAGATGGTCATGATGGCGCCCGTGGGTGCCGTGACCAAGGTCCGTCAGCGGGCCGGTTGGGGCGACGACGATGTCGACCTCTACGAGATTAACGAGGCTTTTGCGGCTCAGTGCGTGGCGGTTTGCCAAGAGTTGCCGCTGGACCGCGGAAAGGTCAACGTCCACGGCGGTTCGGTGGCCCTGGGGCACCCCATCGGCGCCAGCGGAGCCCGAGTCCTGACCACTTTGCTCTACGCCCTTAAGCAGCACGGCGGCCAGCGCGGAATCGCCAGCCTGTGCCTGGGCGGCGGCAACGGCGTCGCCATGGCTGTGGAATTGCTTTAA